The DNA window GAATTTGTCCGGCAGAGCAAACCATAACACGTCAGTTTAGTTAATCAAGGGTGCAATTTATTGGAAACATTTAATTGCTTTTGCCAGCTGTTCATTATTCAAAGTGGGTGGTACAGATAGTTTTTcctgtatttttttaaaattttgattacTCTTTGGTTTTTTCATATTCTAGTATGAGGATTTAGGTAACTGTTGTCAACTTTAATCCAAATTTCTACGATAAGACTGAACAAAGTCTAGAGTGAGTGTAATTCTACTgcaaatcaaaattagttttctgaTTCTGAGCTAGAATGTTGGGTTATTGGTATGTAGAAATCAAATTGTGAATAGGAAAGAGTAACATAAAAGTAAATAATTGTAGATGCCTAACTATTACCTCAGCATCAACAAAGACCAGTTTCTTATAGGAAGTTCCTTTCCTTGAAATTTGAGGTTTCTGCTTCTCCAGGACTTGGCCAATTGTAGTCCAATCACTTCACTCTAGGCTGATCTCATAGAACCGTACCAAGTTGCTGTCCATTTTTCTCTGTAGTATTGCTGCAAATAGCTGGGAAAATAACTATGTTAATATAATACTGGGACATGATGTATATACAACAGGTGCATTTAAACAATATGTTTAATAAGACTATGCATTAGCTAAGTGCAAAACTTCTTGGTAAACTATATTTGCAGTCAAATTGTCCAAGGTAATATCGTGTATAGGAGGTCGTATAAGGATCTTGCTAGAATTGTTATTTTTAGCTCTTGAAATGGCAACATAAAGCTGGCCATGTGAAAATACAGGCTCATGAAGATAAATACCAACAAAGTCTAAAGTTTGTCCCTGAGCTTTGTTGATAGTCATTGCAAAACAAAGCCTTACAGGAAATTGTATCCTTTCAAAAGAGATTGGATAATTTGGATCATCTTCAACTCTAAAGCAAATCCTATGGAGAAAGACTTGTTTTCCACTGAATTCACCTGAGCTTATAATAGCATCTATTACATTAGATTTTAATGATCTACATAAAAGTCTAGTGCCATTACATAGTCCCTCAGGTGGATCAATGTTCCGAAGCAGCATAATTGGTGTATTTTGCTTTAGAATTAATCGATGTGGAGGTAAACCATTAGGCATGAGGTTGTTTATGAAATCTTCCAGAATGGCTTGTTGAGAAGGATCTAAGCATGTGTCACGGCTGATATAATCAAAAGAATCTCCTGGGAATTTTTGGATCAAGGTATCATTGATTTCATCTACGAAATCATTTTTGTAGTGAGGATAGCTCTATTGATTCCTGAAAAATTACTGccaacaaaaattgaaaaatctggaTACACTGTGTTGATTAGAGCAGTTAAAGATTCTTCTTCAATGGTATATCTGATGAGCATTTTTGCAGGTATCTCAACATTTTCATCATATATAACTGGTTCAGTTCCATTGCCGATACGAAGAAGATATTCTGTAAAATTGGGGTCCGATTTTGCTCTCATATTTTCTTTCAGTTGTATCTTTTGGAGTTCGCGCTATATATAAGATGTTATTAAACTGGACTGAACAAAATAAGCTTTTGACCCTCTAACAACAACTGGCAATACTTGTCTGAAATCTCCTCCAAAAACAATGACCTTTGATCCAAATATCTCGGAGCTGTCCATTAGATCCCTGAATAATTTATCAACTTCCTCAATTCCAGCTTTATGTGTCATCGGTGCTTCATCCCAAATTATTAATTTTGCTCGTTACAGTAACTTTGCTAATGAACTTTGTTTACTCACTTTGCACATCTTATTTGGGTTCATATCTAGCGGGATTTTGAAACGGGAATGTGCAATTCGACCTCCTGGAAGTATAGCTGCTGCAACTCCATATGAAGTAGTGGCTAATGCTATGTATCCTTTTGACCTTACTTCCGCTAATAATGCTCTATATAGAAATGTTTTCCCTGTTCCCCCAGGGCCATCAACGAAAAAGCAGCCCTTACTTTTCACAAAGACAGCTTCAATAATCAAATTAAATGCTGCTTTTTGCTCCTTATTCAATAATGATATTGCAGATATATCATTCTCTCTGACTTTTACGCTTATTTCACTCATTGTATCTCTTGTACGTTTGTCAACCTGatcaaatttcagcactctggGAACTAAAGAATATGAATTGATGTTCTTTCCCATTGACTCTAAAAACTtgttgatttcatgaaggaccCTGTGGTCTTTTTCATAAGCCGATAAGTAGGGTAATTAGGCAAAATCCTCTGACATGGAGCCTTTAAACTTCAACCATAATGATCTAGCATCAGCAGGAGGGAAATAGACTAATAATGTAGCAAATAACCTCCTAAAACTATAAGGCATGTGAAATAGTGTTGCCTCTTCTAGACATTGCTCTTGAGGATTGTTTGACTCAAATAAACCCCTCATGATTGCAGCCTCTCGAAATGTGCTCGCACTAACCCCATTGAATGATTTCTGGTCAGCAAATGACGTAGGCCCTTTCACATTTAGCAGCAGTAGCCTTAAAAAATATCGCTCTCCCTCTGTTGGGTTTGCAGTCACTATTCTCCCAATGCAGTCTCT is part of the Coffea eugenioides isolate CCC68of chromosome 6, Ceug_1.0, whole genome shotgun sequence genome and encodes:
- the LOC113774029 gene encoding ATP-dependent DNA helicase PIF1-like → MTHKAGIEEVDKLFRDLMDSSEIFGSKVIVFGGDFRQRELQKIQLKENMRAKSDPNFTEYLLRIGNGTEPVIYDENVEIPAKMLIRYTIEEESLTALINTVYPDFSIFVGRDSFDYISRDTCLDPSQQAILEDFINNLMPNGLPPHRLILKQNTPIMLLRNIDPPEGLCNGTRLLCRSLKSNVIDAIISSGEFSGKQVFLHRICFRVEDDPNYPISFERIQFPVRLCFAMTINKAQGQTLDFVGIYLHEPVFSHGQLYVAISRAKNNNSSKILIRPPIHDITLDNLTANIVYQEVLHLANA